The following proteins are encoded in a genomic region of Corylus avellana chromosome ca4, CavTom2PMs-1.0:
- the LOC132178183 gene encoding kirola-like: protein MAQVPKLVDQRDRKCSGEKFFEIFRKKANLLPTICPNLVKDIQLVEGNWESKASIKKWTMVVAAGKSEVNVKAESGEDTNKSYTYVIGGEVTKKYKSLVVTFLVTTKHQGCSVTLTIAYEPNVEGQKPTEYLNFYISVMNDVEEYLLRNP from the exons ATGGCTCAAGTTCCTAAGTTGGTGGACCAGAGAGATCGCAAATGCTCTGGTGAGAAGTTCTTCGAAATCTTCCGGAAAAAAGCAAACCTCTTGCCCACGATCTGCCCAAACTTGGTGAAAGATATACAACTAGTCGAGGGTAACTGGGAGTCGAAGGCCTCAATAAAGAAATGGACTATGGTTGTAGCTGCAG GAAAGTCTGAGGTGAATGTGAAGGCCGAATCGGGAGAAGACACGAATAAGTCATACACTTACGTAATAGGTGGAGAGGTTACAAAAAAGTACAAGAGTCTTGTTGTCACTTTCCTGGTTACAACAAAGCATCAAGGCTGCTCGGTGACTCTGACTATCGCATATGAGCCAAATGTGGAAGGCCAGAAACCTACCGAGTACTTGAACTTCTATATCAGTGTGATGAATGATGTCGAGGAATACCTTCTGCGCAATCCTTAA
- the LOC132178181 gene encoding thebaine synthase 2-like has protein sequence MAQIHKLEDQRGRKCSGEKFYEIFRKKANLLPQICPDLVKDIKVVKGDWESKDSTKQWTIVVAGKLPEVDVMAESADDDNKSYTYIVIDGEIKKHYIFLKTTFKVTTNPIHSLDHGCWVKLTIEYEPNPHSREKPTEYLDFYISVMNAVEEYLLRNP, from the exons ATGGCTCAAATTCATAAGTTGGAAGACCAAAGAGGTCGCAAATGCTCTGGTGAGAAGTTCTACGAAATCTTCCGGAAAAAAGCAAACCTCTTGCCCCAGATCTGCCCAGACTTGGTGAAAGATATAAAAGTAGTCAAGGGTGACTGGGAGTCGAAGGACTCAACAAAGCAATGGACTATTGTTGTAGCAG GAAAATTGCCTGAGGTGGATGTGATGGCCGAATCAGCAGATGACGACAATAAGTCCTACACTTACATCGTAATAGATGGAGAGATTAAAAAAcactacatttttttaaaaaccacttTCAAGGTTACCACAAATCCAATCCACTCTCTGGATCATGGCTGCTGGGTGAAGTTGACTATCGAATATGAGCCAAATCCACATTCAAGGGAAAAACCTACTGAGTACTTGGACTTCTATATCAGTGTGATGAATGCTGTCGAGGAATACCTTCTGCGCAATCCATAA